The following coding sequences are from one Ruminococcus flavefaciens AE3010 window:
- a CDS encoding RNA polymerase sigma factor — MNDFSNDVDLARQGNTEAFARLYSTVYEDLYHIALYSLRSSHDAADAVSDTVLDAFCSIKKLRSPESFKSWIMSILAAKIKRKQRSYFEPADELSDDSPLSEGFSFESVELRDAVDKLDDESRLLLSMSVLGGYTSEEISQMCGIRSGTVRSKLTRIKQKLRLELTPEL, encoded by the coding sequence ATGAACGACTTTTCTAATGACGTCGATCTCGCCCGACAGGGCAACACCGAAGCTTTCGCAAGACTCTACTCCACTGTATACGAGGATCTCTACCATATCGCACTATACAGCCTGCGAAGCTCCCATGACGCTGCCGATGCGGTAAGCGATACTGTTCTGGACGCTTTTTGCTCAATTAAGAAGCTCCGCAGTCCCGAAAGCTTCAAAAGCTGGATCATGTCTATCCTCGCTGCTAAGATAAAACGTAAACAGCGCTCGTATTTCGAGCCTGCCGACGAGCTCAGCGATGACTCTCCCCTTTCGGAGGGCTTCAGTTTCGAGTCGGTGGAGCTCCGCGACGCTGTGGACAAGCTGGACGACGAATCAAGGCTGCTGCTTTCCATGTCCGTGCTGGGCGGCTATACCAGTGAAGAAATATCGCAGATGTGCGGTATCAGATCGGGTACGGTGCGCTCAAAGCTGACGCGCATAAAGCAGAAGCTGCGCCTTGAACTGACTCCCGAATTATGA
- a CDS encoding type I phosphomannose isomerase catalytic subunit, producing MRPFFLKAPIKDYIWGGTKLRTLFGKESDYERLAESWELSCHPDGECTICGGEFDGMKLSGFISQHPEAVGTGFKSGDRFPVLVKLIDAEKDLSVQVHPDNDYARKHENDSGKTEMWYVISAELGSELIYGFREELTKEEFRRAVEDNSLMDKVNRVPVRQGDVFFIKPGTLHAIGKGIIIAEIQQSSNVTYRVYDYGRLGTDGKPRQLHIEKALDVTDTKPAPPKSPVYGLELDGVVTQLLADCEYFNVNRHRIIKELELFADKSSFAHVLMIGGSGGELTADNYTLPLTMGSSVFVPAGTGAFAIKGNCDIIVTTINKEDIL from the coding sequence GTGAGACCATTTTTTCTGAAAGCACCTATCAAGGATTATATATGGGGCGGTACAAAGCTCCGCACCCTTTTCGGCAAGGAAAGCGACTATGAACGCCTCGCCGAGAGCTGGGAGCTGAGCTGTCACCCCGACGGCGAGTGTACAATATGCGGCGGCGAGTTCGACGGCATGAAGCTCAGCGGCTTCATAAGTCAGCACCCCGAGGCTGTGGGTACAGGCTTTAAAAGCGGCGACAGATTCCCCGTGCTGGTAAAGCTCATCGACGCAGAAAAGGACCTGTCCGTGCAGGTACACCCCGACAACGATTACGCACGCAAACATGAAAACGACAGCGGCAAGACCGAGATGTGGTACGTTATCTCCGCAGAGCTTGGCTCGGAGCTTATCTACGGCTTCAGGGAAGAGCTCACCAAGGAGGAGTTCCGCAGAGCTGTCGAGGATAACTCCCTCATGGACAAGGTGAACCGCGTCCCCGTCCGTCAGGGCGACGTTTTCTTCATAAAGCCCGGAACGCTCCACGCTATCGGCAAGGGAATAATCATAGCCGAGATACAGCAGAGCTCCAATGTCACCTACCGTGTATATGACTACGGCAGGCTTGGTACTGACGGCAAGCCCCGTCAGCTCCACATTGAAAAGGCTCTGGACGTTACGGATACAAAGCCTGCTCCGCCGAAAAGTCCCGTATACGGTCTGGAGCTTGACGGCGTTGTGACTCAGCTTCTTGCGGACTGCGAGTACTTCAACGTCAACCGCCACAGAATAATCAAGGAACTGGAGCTGTTCGCAGACAAGAGCTCCTTTGCACACGTCCTGATGATAGGCGGAAGCGGCGGCGAGCTTACCGCCGATAATTACACTTTACCACTCACTATGGGCTCAAGCGTATTTGTTCCAGCAGGAACAGGCGCATTTGCTATAAAAGGAAATTGTGATATCATCGTCACAACTATAAATAAGGAGGATATACTATGA
- a CDS encoding substrate-binding domain-containing protein, whose product MGTLVRKKRMIFGIVAGEANSIEQRQVIKGIARFDQCIGVDTIVFSNNYNPNVKEKELFCENRIYDLILSDEIDGLILLSESFVNEDLKKLIADLISRKNIPIVVVGTYIPELDLPNCTFINTSDENDLEDITDHLVDKHGFTEIDILTGYDFIKASSLRVNGYRKSLEKHGIEFDESRVHFGNYWMNSGEELAERYHNGELKLPQAIICANDYMAYGLIDKFDELGIKIPEDVTVVGYEYIGDRFMHTPLLTTYKRNRETIGEDAANMVYSRIKKREFLFAPPQGELICGSSCTCGIDRKIYTTELKNARQKREYDNWNLFNPLDQKLTECRTLNEFVDICGQFHWQVRGIQSFYLCLYKNWYDTDAELSDILSCQCMVDWDDKTPFDMQKYNFSALLAQNYEPAVYYFNPLFFNDRLFGHLILKFHDPDTYDDIYRNWLKSVSNGLEFLRMKNDIQYLTQCQNLSDLRDTLTGMYNETGMRKAYHTIDFDNQEHCLVMMRIGISNAGFYELSGKIPAIMDAAEAVKQFCGSNDICGRVNDNTFACIISGENDKELLENRLNSIMLQHGVYIDQYGLDSFVCAAVKCTEKSYTRITGICSDILAERQREKMEMRMRPHYDDMLSIRSYIYSNPQDSFESEKLQKLYPYSAGHLREVYKKCFGVSIHKDCINARMAKATYCLTVTPLSMAEIAEQCGYVDSKYFLRQFLATVGVTPNQYRNMAK is encoded by the coding sequence GTGGGAACATTGGTAAGAAAAAAAAGAATGATCTTCGGTATTGTGGCTGGTGAAGCCAACAGTATCGAACAAAGACAGGTCATCAAGGGAATAGCAAGATTCGATCAGTGTATCGGAGTTGACACTATCGTCTTTTCCAACAATTATAATCCCAACGTCAAGGAAAAAGAGCTTTTCTGCGAAAACAGGATATATGACCTTATCCTTTCCGACGAGATCGACGGTTTGATACTGCTTTCGGAATCCTTTGTAAATGAGGACCTGAAAAAGCTCATTGCAGATCTTATCTCACGCAAGAATATACCTATCGTGGTGGTTGGTACTTATATCCCGGAGCTTGATCTCCCCAACTGTACCTTTATCAATACCAGCGACGAGAACGATCTTGAAGATATTACCGATCATCTTGTGGATAAGCACGGCTTTACGGAAATAGATATCCTCACGGGCTATGACTTCATCAAGGCTTCCAGCCTCCGCGTGAACGGCTACAGGAAGTCCCTTGAAAAGCACGGCATAGAGTTCGACGAGAGCCGTGTCCACTTCGGAAACTACTGGATGAATTCGGGTGAGGAGCTTGCCGAGCGCTATCACAACGGCGAGCTGAAGCTGCCTCAGGCTATCATCTGTGCCAACGACTATATGGCTTACGGACTTATCGACAAGTTCGACGAGCTGGGCATAAAGATACCCGAGGACGTTACGGTGGTGGGCTATGAGTACATAGGCGACCGCTTTATGCATACACCGCTGCTGACCACTTATAAGCGCAACCGCGAGACCATAGGCGAGGACGCTGCCAATATGGTCTACAGCCGCATAAAAAAGAGGGAATTCCTCTTTGCTCCGCCCCAGGGCGAGCTCATATGCGGCAGCAGCTGTACCTGCGGCATCGACCGCAAAATATACACCACAGAGCTGAAAAACGCGAGACAGAAAAGGGAATACGACAACTGGAACCTTTTCAATCCTCTCGACCAGAAGCTGACGGAGTGCCGTACTCTCAACGAGTTCGTGGACATATGCGGTCAGTTCCACTGGCAGGTCCGCGGCATACAGAGCTTTTACCTGTGTCTCTACAAGAACTGGTATGACACCGACGCGGAGCTCAGCGACATACTCTCATGCCAGTGTATGGTGGATTGGGACGACAAGACTCCCTTTGATATGCAGAAGTACAATTTTTCTGCACTTCTTGCTCAGAATTATGAGCCTGCGGTGTATTACTTCAATCCGCTGTTTTTCAATGACCGCCTTTTTGGTCACCTGATACTCAAATTCCATGACCCCGATACCTATGACGATATCTACAGAAACTGGCTGAAATCGGTGTCGAACGGACTTGAGTTCCTGCGAATGAAGAACGATATCCAGTACCTTACACAGTGCCAGAACCTCTCAGACCTGCGCGACACTCTCACAGGAATGTACAACGAGACAGGCATGAGAAAGGCATACCATACCATAGACTTTGACAATCAGGAGCACTGCCTTGTGATGATGCGTATCGGTATCTCCAATGCGGGCTTCTATGAGCTCAGCGGCAAGATACCCGCTATCATGGACGCAGCCGAGGCTGTGAAGCAGTTCTGCGGCAGCAACGATATCTGCGGCAGGGTCAACGATAATACCTTCGCCTGCATAATCAGCGGCGAGAACGATAAGGAGCTCCTTGAAAACAGACTCAACTCCATAATGCTCCAGCACGGCGTGTACATTGATCAGTACGGACTTGATTCGTTTGTATGTGCGGCGGTAAAATGCACCGAGAAGTCCTATACACGCATAACGGGCATATGCTCAGATATACTTGCGGAGCGCCAGCGTGAGAAAATGGAGATGCGTATGCGTCCCCACTACGACGATATGCTCAGCATACGCAGCTATATCTACAGCAACCCACAGGACAGCTTTGAGTCGGAGAAGCTCCAGAAGCTATACCCATACAGTGCAGGACATCTCCGCGAGGTATACAAGAAGTGCTTCGGCGTCAGCATACATAAGGACTGCATAAACGCACGAATGGCAAAGGCTACCTACTGCCTGACGGTGACACCCCTGAGTATGGCTGAGATAGCGGAGCAGTGCGGCTATGTGGACAGCAAGTATTTCCTGCGCCAGTTCCTTGCAACGGTAGGCGTAACACCCAATCAGTACCGCAACATGGCTAAATAA
- a CDS encoding ROK family protein, which produces MKYYVGIDLGGTNIVAGVVDEEYNIIAKASTKTNCPRPEKEIADDMARMALEAVKNANLTIDQIEWIGVGTPGIANSETGIIEYSNNLGFKNTPMVKYIQETIDKPVFIENDANAAAYGEFVAGAAKGATNAVCITLGTGVGGGIIIDGKIYSGSNFAGAEIGHTVIEVDGAQCSCGRKGCFEAYSSATGLIRMTKEAIAEHPDCIMAQSEKEKGKVTARTSFDCMRAGDKYAKAVVDKYIKYLAAGITNTINIFQPDILCIGGGVCNEGDPLLLPMKELVAKEVYTRNSPKNTEIVIAKLGNDAGIIGAAFLGKAK; this is translated from the coding sequence ATGAAATATTATGTAGGAATCGACCTCGGCGGCACTAACATCGTTGCAGGTGTCGTTGACGAGGAATACAACATCATCGCAAAGGCAAGCACAAAGACCAACTGTCCCCGTCCCGAAAAGGAGATCGCAGACGATATGGCAAGAATGGCTCTTGAGGCTGTAAAGAATGCAAACCTCACTATCGACCAGATCGAGTGGATAGGCGTAGGTACTCCCGGTATCGCAAACAGCGAGACAGGTATCATCGAGTACTCAAACAATCTGGGCTTCAAGAACACTCCCATGGTTAAGTACATACAGGAGACTATCGACAAGCCCGTATTCATCGAGAACGACGCTAACGCTGCTGCTTACGGCGAGTTCGTTGCAGGTGCTGCAAAGGGCGCAACAAACGCTGTATGCATCACTCTCGGTACAGGCGTCGGCGGCGGAATCATCATCGACGGCAAGATCTACTCAGGCTCCAACTTTGCAGGTGCTGAGATCGGCCACACAGTTATCGAGGTTGACGGTGCTCAGTGCTCATGCGGCAGAAAGGGCTGCTTCGAGGCTTATTCCTCAGCTACAGGTCTTATCCGCATGACAAAGGAAGCTATCGCAGAGCACCCTGACTGCATCATGGCTCAGTCCGAAAAGGAAAAGGGCAAGGTAACAGCTCGTACATCATTCGACTGCATGAGAGCAGGCGACAAGTACGCAAAGGCTGTAGTTGACAAGTACATCAAGTACCTTGCAGCAGGTATCACAAACACTATCAATATCTTCCAGCCCGATATCCTCTGTATCGGCGGCGGCGTATGCAACGAGGGCGATCCTCTTCTCCTCCCCATGAAGGAGCTTGTTGCAAAGGAAGTATATACACGCAACTCACCCAAGAACACTGAGATCGTTATTGCAAAGCTTGGCAACGACGCAGGCATCATCGGTGCTGCATTCCTCGGCAAGGCTAAGTAA
- a CDS encoding beta-propeller domain-containing protein, which yields MNNDDKLREQMKSEPVPERLKPENIKIMLDNEAPKKKRSGISMAGRVAAAAAACTVIGGTAAYTMNNRNFDKSTTSYKEPLYENTAADTVPAAEPTATKQTNYMSGAKDYEQVYTMFKAAAGKYKEEIKKEKRNLVKTEETVSGIEEYDMGDAAAESFDESYLGSGKGGGLDTYTNEPEVPIIDGQLPTEPDTEPVTEPTTEASTEDSTESTTEPTTETPSTEKDPEHSETYYQEQDVLEADIVKTDGKRIYYVCMTKNDKPVLQTADVKDGKFTGNSTVYISDAVLEDDEDSYVNVSDMYVYNDMIVILGRYSKYTDYYTDYTFVAFYTTGDDPELIDVYKQTGYYNDVRISPEGYMLLTSTYSSCGFDELDGSDDIERYIPCFGLTKEYGAVAAEDILLPNEFDTSNWLSYTVVGSIDLSKTGAPAVRDIKTMAGYSGSIYCSADNLYIASYNWNVTTANTNITRISVKGGNIEPQAGCTINGHVNDQFSMSEYNGYLRVAASYTEYKEIFHEYSGDEGFIDGLWNRIKGEENGYYTYETVTKDNRVYVLDMDLNMVGSIDGLGIDEEVKSASFSGNMAYIVTFRQTDPLYAVDLSDPTNPVVLDELKLNGFSTYMQSWNENLLLGFGENADDNGRVTGIKLTLFDNSDPNDLKVADSYTWDMSQYDDDFWSDPSGQTYEYISSVAVWERKALLIAPEKNLIGVPLSRDKTQYGEDYYDCENSITYQYVFFSVEDGKLVEKGIIDNTVDLNEGYYNRSFFNRAIYIGDYVYALSARKIVAASIDTLEISDELEF from the coding sequence ATGAATAACGATGATAAGCTCAGAGAGCAGATGAAGTCAGAGCCCGTTCCCGAAAGGCTGAAGCCTGAGAATATAAAAATAATGCTTGATAATGAAGCACCCAAGAAAAAGAGAAGCGGCATCTCCATGGCAGGACGTGTTGCAGCTGCTGCGGCTGCTTGTACTGTTATCGGCGGAACTGCCGCATATACAATGAACAACAGAAATTTTGATAAAAGTACGACAAGCTATAAGGAACCTCTTTATGAGAATACCGCTGCCGACACAGTTCCTGCCGCAGAGCCCACAGCAACCAAGCAGACAAACTATATGAGCGGCGCAAAGGACTACGAACAGGTATACACCATGTTCAAGGCAGCCGCAGGCAAATACAAGGAAGAGATAAAAAAAGAAAAACGCAATCTTGTCAAGACAGAGGAAACTGTATCGGGTATCGAAGAGTACGATATGGGTGACGCTGCTGCCGAAAGCTTTGACGAAAGCTATCTGGGCAGCGGCAAGGGCGGCGGACTTGATACCTATACCAATGAGCCCGAGGTGCCAATTATTGACGGTCAGCTCCCCACAGAGCCTGATACCGAGCCTGTGACCGAGCCCACGACGGAAGCTTCTACAGAGGACTCCACCGAGTCGACTACAGAGCCCACCACTGAGACGCCCTCCACAGAGAAAGATCCCGAGCACTCCGAGACCTACTATCAGGAACAGGACGTTCTCGAAGCCGATATCGTCAAGACCGACGGCAAGCGCATCTATTACGTTTGCATGACCAAGAACGATAAGCCCGTTCTGCAAACAGCCGATGTAAAGGACGGAAAGTTCACAGGTAACTCCACTGTATATATATCAGACGCTGTTTTAGAGGACGATGAGGACTCATATGTCAACGTCAGCGATATGTATGTCTACAATGATATGATAGTCATTCTCGGAAGATATTCCAAATACACAGATTATTATACCGACTACACATTCGTCGCATTCTATACCACAGGTGATGACCCCGAACTGATAGATGTATACAAGCAGACAGGCTACTATAACGACGTAAGGATATCTCCCGAGGGCTATATGCTCCTTACATCGACCTATTCAAGCTGCGGGTTCGACGAGCTCGACGGCAGCGACGATATAGAGCGTTATATCCCATGCTTCGGACTCACTAAGGAGTACGGCGCTGTTGCAGCAGAGGATATACTCCTCCCCAATGAATTCGACACATCGAACTGGCTCAGCTATACTGTTGTGGGCAGCATCGACCTCAGCAAAACAGGCGCTCCCGCAGTCCGCGATATAAAGACTATGGCAGGCTATTCGGGAAGCATTTACTGCTCAGCAGATAATCTCTATATAGCTTCCTACAACTGGAACGTCACAACGGCCAACACAAATATCACACGTATCTCCGTCAAGGGCGGCAATATCGAGCCGCAGGCAGGCTGCACCATAAACGGACACGTAAACGATCAGTTCTCAATGAGCGAGTATAACGGCTACCTGCGCGTGGCTGCCTCCTACACCGAGTACAAGGAGATCTTCCACGAATACTCAGGCGATGAAGGCTTCATCGACGGCTTGTGGAACAGGATAAAGGGAGAAGAAAACGGCTATTACACCTACGAGACCGTAACGAAAGACAACAGAGTTTACGTCCTCGACATGGATCTGAATATGGTGGGCAGCATAGACGGTCTCGGCATCGACGAAGAGGTCAAGTCCGCAAGCTTCAGCGGAAATATGGCTTACATCGTAACATTCCGCCAGACAGACCCGCTGTACGCAGTAGACCTCAGCGATCCGACAAATCCTGTAGTCCTTGACGAGCTCAAGCTGAACGGCTTCAGCACATATATGCAGTCATGGAACGAAAACCTGCTCCTCGGCTTCGGCGAGAACGCTGATGACAACGGCAGGGTAACAGGCATTAAGCTGACGCTGTTCGATAACTCCGATCCCAACGATCTCAAGGTGGCAGACTCCTATACATGGGATATGTCTCAGTATGATGATGACTTCTGGTCAGACCCGTCAGGTCAGACCTATGAATATATCAGCTCGGTTGCTGTATGGGAAAGAAAGGCTCTGCTCATAGCTCCCGAAAAGAACCTCATAGGAGTGCCCCTGAGCCGCGATAAGACTCAGTACGGCGAGGATTACTACGACTGTGAGAACTCTATAACATACCAGTATGTGTTCTTCAGCGTTGAGGACGGAAAGCTTGTGGAAAAAGGCATTATCGATAACACAGTAGACCTCAATGAAGGCTATTATAACAGAAGCTTCTTCAACAGAGCTATATATATAGGCGACTATGTATATGCCCTTTCAGCAAGAAAGATCGTCGCAGCCTCTATCGACACCCTTGAAATTTCAGATGAATTAGAATTCTGA
- a CDS encoding SLC13 family permease has protein sequence MSAAQIFAVIIFVGMFIMIVLDKIERHYVTLGSGILTLAVVFGICMHSGSAIMDTLAIKSFATKDFWYQVTESESKGINWATIIFIAGMMVMVEGMAKAGFFRWLCMKIAYLVKCKTIPIFITFMIMAAVLSMFIDSITVIMFLAAVTIELSSLLKFNPVPMILSEIFCANLGGSATMCGDPPNIIIGTSLGFSFFDFLTNTGLCAGISLAVSVVFLYFAFRKEFTDTKEKVDMSKFPKPSEAITNKKDFIISSIIFGLAVLLLVTHATTHLTVATIGLFIAAITLIAFGKHAMELIKKLDYKTLLFFIGLFVVVSGLEETGILKLIANFIGDISGGNVMLMLAIILWVSAIASAFVDNIPFAATMVPIIQSLAETSGVPISTLAWGLAMGTDIGGSATPIGASANVVGTSVAQKNGYPIGWGRYCKKLAPATVIVLAISTVYLFVRYL, from the coding sequence ATGTCAGCAGCACAGATCTTTGCCGTCATTATCTTCGTGGGAATGTTCATAATGATAGTTCTCGACAAGATAGAGAGGCACTACGTCACACTCGGCAGCGGTATCCTCACCCTTGCCGTTGTATTCGGTATCTGTATGCACAGCGGAAGTGCAATAATGGATACCCTCGCAATAAAGAGCTTCGCTACCAAGGATTTCTGGTATCAGGTCACTGAGAGCGAAAGCAAGGGCATCAACTGGGCAACTATCATCTTCATCGCAGGCATGATGGTAATGGTGGAAGGCATGGCTAAGGCAGGCTTCTTCCGCTGGCTCTGCATGAAGATAGCCTATCTGGTAAAATGCAAAACAATACCTATCTTCATCACATTCATGATAATGGCAGCAGTTCTCTCAATGTTCATTGACAGTATCACCGTTATCATGTTCCTTGCAGCAGTTACCATAGAATTATCCTCACTGCTCAAATTCAATCCCGTACCTATGATACTCTCGGAGATATTCTGCGCCAACTTAGGCGGCTCGGCAACAATGTGCGGAGATCCGCCCAACATCATCATCGGTACTTCGCTGGGCTTCTCCTTCTTCGACTTCCTCACAAACACGGGTCTCTGCGCAGGCATATCACTGGCAGTTTCCGTTGTGTTCCTGTACTTTGCTTTCCGCAAGGAGTTCACAGACACCAAGGAAAAGGTGGATATGAGCAAGTTCCCCAAGCCCTCAGAGGCTATCACCAACAAGAAGGACTTCATCATCAGCAGTATCATCTTCGGACTTGCAGTTCTTCTCCTTGTTACTCACGCTACAACACATCTCACCGTAGCCACTATCGGTCTCTTCATTGCAGCTATTACCCTTATCGCCTTTGGCAAGCACGCAATGGAGCTTATCAAAAAGTTGGACTACAAGACTCTCCTCTTCTTCATCGGTCTGTTCGTAGTGGTAAGCGGACTTGAAGAAACAGGCATACTCAAGCTTATCGCCAACTTCATCGGCGATATCAGCGGCGGCAACGTAATGCTCATGCTGGCTATCATACTCTGGGTATCCGCTATCGCCAGCGCATTCGTGGACAATATCCCATTTGCAGCTACAATGGTACCTATTATCCAGAGCCTTGCAGAGACCTCGGGCGTACCGATCTCAACTCTCGCATGGGGACTTGCTATGGGTACAGATATCGGCGGCAGCGCTACTCCTATCGGAGCTTCCGCAAACGTTGTGGGAACCTCCGTTGCACAGAAAAACGGCTATCCTATCGGCTGGGGCAGATACTGCAAGAAGCTGGCTCCTGCCACAGTAATAGTTCTTGCGATATCAACAGTCTATTTATTTGTTCGTTATTTATAA
- a CDS encoding calcium/sodium antiporter: MLKYILLVGGFVLLIKGADFFVDGSSAVAKRLKVPALIIGMTIVAMGTSLPETSVSVSASVLGKNDLAISNAVGSNIFNLMVVCGVCALLCPMAVGKDTIKKDLPFSVLAAGVLLGLGAFTGTVMRWGGAVLLALFVFFLYMMISSAKKARDKGELTEEDEYKIMPVWKCLLCIVGGGAAIAVGGKMVVEGASDIARAFGMSDNLIGMTIVALGTSLPELVTSIVAARKGEVDMALGNVVGSNIFNILFVLGIAATISPIAFTVQNTIDTAVLIAMSLFVLLLCAPKKKLVRWHGGLMLAIYAGYTTYIFMR; encoded by the coding sequence ATGCTCAAGTATATTTTGCTGGTAGGCGGATTTGTGCTTCTTATCAAGGGCGCGGACTTTTTTGTTGACGGAAGCTCGGCTGTTGCCAAGAGGCTGAAGGTGCCTGCTCTTATCATAGGAATGACCATAGTTGCCATGGGTACCAGTCTGCCCGAGACCTCAGTCAGCGTAAGCGCCTCGGTACTGGGCAAGAACGACCTTGCCATAAGCAACGCTGTAGGCTCCAATATATTCAACCTTATGGTGGTATGCGGAGTCTGTGCCCTGCTTTGTCCAATGGCGGTTGGAAAGGACACCATAAAAAAGGACCTGCCCTTTTCTGTTCTGGCGGCAGGAGTTCTCCTCGGACTTGGGGCATTTACGGGCACGGTCATGCGGTGGGGCGGAGCTGTGCTCCTTGCGCTGTTTGTGTTCTTCCTTTACATGATGATAAGCTCAGCAAAAAAAGCCCGCGATAAGGGAGAGCTTACGGAAGAGGACGAATACAAGATAATGCCTGTGTGGAAGTGCCTGCTGTGCATAGTCGGCGGCGGAGCTGCCATAGCTGTGGGCGGCAAAATGGTAGTTGAGGGCGCTTCTGATATCGCACGGGCTTTCGGCATGTCGGACAACCTTATCGGCATGACTATCGTGGCTCTCGGAACCAGCCTCCCCGAGCTTGTTACATCTATCGTTGCAGCTCGCAAGGGCGAGGTTGACATGGCTCTGGGAAACGTAGTCGGCTCAAACATATTCAATATCCTGTTCGTTCTGGGAATAGCGGCGACTATCTCGCCAATTGCCTTTACGGTGCAGAACACCATAGATACGGCAGTCCTCATTGCCATGAGCCTGTTCGTGCTTCTGCTGTGTGCACCTAAAAAGAAGCTTGTACGCTGGCACGGCGGACTTATGCTTGCGATCTATGCAGGCTACACAACATATATATTCATGAGATAA